Proteins encoded together in one Gemmatimonadales bacterium window:
- a CDS encoding YfhO family protein — protein MNADPETSAAGYAPSRPTLVATGFFVLWVAILSLPMLAGGWLAVARWSDQYAAGYAFRTWGAEQLRRTGHVPLWNPELFGGLPFVGALHGDIFYPTSWLRLLFSMPTVMDLGFVIHYVAAGLFTYLLLRRLSVPWIGAVVGGIGYQLSGLIASYPLPGHDGKLFVSALLPLALLALVLALRERRWSGYALLAVSVGLALLSPHFQMTYYLLIAAGLFALYLTFGEPGERSRSARLRDLGLALAAVGLGFALSAIQVLPFVRYLPFSPRAQGFHGFEGATSYAVPWVHVPEFFLKLFTGLQSTYWGPNGLKLHSEYLGLPVVALAVLGAASARRRLVLWLGGIGLLFLLISLGAGTPFYSVWWAVMPYVKATRAPGMAFYVVALVVALLAGLGAARLEQKEGAKHVRIWLIAAGVALLLALAGAFGEMALSYARAHEPATGLPMVQAAEAGQSAIRWGAASSAVALALAAAVALAWLRGRLSSLAFGALLVCVIGTDLWLNARLYWQYTAAPPALFRPDPVTQRIKQAPLPFRTLDFYGIYGAQGVALMAFDIPEVLGHHGFELNAYDQLLGGQNEWRNLQRSLALWDLLAVRYVVWPAEDQQLGENAPFARRYHKVLSAVVTSGGVTADLYERTDSVRYARVVPAAVKAQDAQIVPALMNPRFDIDRLVLVPPDAPVATPNLDSMPPAMASRATFTAWAPGLMTINLDPVPEHDAFVVISENWYPDWHATVDGRDAPVERGQGTLLTVPVPRGARVVQLRFASRSYQVGKVVSLASLVAVVVLLGLPLVLKRRGG, from the coding sequence CCACGGGCTTCTTCGTCCTGTGGGTCGCGATCCTCTCGCTCCCGATGCTCGCGGGCGGCTGGCTCGCCGTGGCCCGCTGGAGCGACCAGTACGCGGCCGGCTACGCCTTCCGCACCTGGGGTGCGGAGCAGCTGCGCCGCACCGGGCACGTGCCGCTGTGGAACCCGGAGCTGTTCGGCGGACTGCCGTTCGTGGGCGCCCTGCACGGCGACATCTTCTATCCCACCTCCTGGCTGCGCCTGCTCTTCTCGATGCCCACGGTGATGGACCTGGGCTTCGTGATCCACTACGTGGCCGCGGGCCTGTTCACCTACCTGCTGCTCCGGCGGCTGTCCGTGCCGTGGATCGGAGCGGTGGTGGGCGGCATCGGCTACCAGCTCTCCGGCCTGATCGCGTCGTACCCGCTGCCCGGACACGACGGCAAGCTGTTCGTCTCCGCGCTGCTCCCGCTGGCCTTGCTGGCGCTGGTGCTGGCCCTCAGGGAGCGGCGGTGGAGCGGCTACGCGCTGCTGGCGGTATCGGTGGGCCTCGCCCTGCTGAGCCCGCACTTCCAGATGACGTACTACCTGCTGATCGCGGCGGGCCTGTTCGCGCTGTACCTCACCTTCGGCGAGCCGGGTGAGCGGAGCCGGTCGGCCCGGCTGCGGGACCTCGGGCTGGCGCTGGCCGCGGTCGGGCTCGGCTTCGCGCTCTCGGCCATCCAGGTGCTGCCGTTCGTCCGGTACCTGCCGTTCTCGCCGCGCGCGCAGGGCTTCCACGGCTTCGAGGGCGCGACGAGCTACGCCGTGCCGTGGGTCCACGTCCCGGAGTTCTTCCTCAAGCTCTTCACCGGACTCCAGTCCACGTACTGGGGCCCCAACGGCCTCAAGCTGCACTCGGAGTACCTGGGCCTGCCGGTCGTCGCGCTCGCGGTCCTCGGGGCGGCGTCGGCGCGGCGCCGCCTCGTCCTGTGGCTCGGCGGCATCGGCCTGCTGTTCCTGCTGATCAGCCTCGGCGCGGGGACGCCGTTCTACAGCGTGTGGTGGGCGGTCATGCCGTACGTGAAGGCGACCCGCGCCCCCGGCATGGCGTTCTACGTGGTCGCGCTGGTGGTGGCCCTGCTGGCGGGCCTGGGCGCCGCGCGGCTGGAGCAGAAGGAGGGCGCGAAGCACGTCCGGATCTGGCTCATCGCCGCCGGGGTCGCGCTGCTGCTGGCCCTGGCCGGCGCCTTCGGCGAGATGGCCTTGTCGTACGCTCGCGCGCACGAGCCGGCCACGGGCCTGCCGATGGTGCAGGCGGCCGAGGCGGGGCAGTCGGCCATCCGGTGGGGGGCGGCCAGCAGCGCCGTGGCCCTCGCCCTCGCCGCGGCGGTGGCGCTCGCGTGGCTCCGGGGACGCCTCTCCAGCCTGGCGTTCGGCGCGCTGCTGGTTTGCGTCATCGGCACGGACCTGTGGCTCAACGCCCGCTTGTACTGGCAGTACACCGCCGCGCCGCCGGCCCTGTTCCGGCCGGACCCCGTGACCCAACGCATCAAGCAGGCGCCACTGCCGTTCCGCACGCTGGACTTCTACGGCATCTACGGGGCGCAGGGCGTCGCGTTAATGGCGTTCGACATTCCGGAGGTGCTCGGCCACCACGGCTTCGAGCTGAACGCCTACGACCAGCTGCTGGGTGGCCAGAACGAGTGGCGGAACCTGCAGCGCAGCCTGGCGCTGTGGGACCTGCTGGCGGTGCGGTACGTCGTCTGGCCGGCGGAGGACCAGCAGCTCGGGGAGAACGCCCCGTTCGCGCGGCGCTACCACAAGGTGCTGAGCGCCGTGGTCACGTCGGGCGGCGTCACCGCGGACCTGTACGAGCGCACGGACTCCGTGCGGTACGCCCGGGTCGTGCCGGCGGCCGTCAAGGCGCAGGACGCGCAGATCGTGCCGGCGCTGATGAACCCGCGGTTCGACATCGATCGCCTGGTGCTCGTGCCGCCCGACGCCCCGGTGGCGACGCCGAATCTGGACTCGATGCCGCCGGCCATGGCCAGCCGGGCCACCTTCACGGCCTGGGCGCCGGGGCTGATGACCATCAATCTGGATCCCGTGCCCGAGCACGACGCGTTCGTGGTGATCAGCGAGAACTGGTACCCGGACTGGCACGCCACCGTTGACGGGCGGGACGCGCCGGTCGAGCGCGGGCAGGGTACCCTGCTCACCGTGCCCGTCCCGCGCGGCGCCCGCGTCGTGC